In the Rhizobium sp. CB3090 genome, one interval contains:
- a CDS encoding DUF2585 domain-containing protein, producing MTALADAENRYRQQSFWFIACAAVLLVQIVAEYMMGRVPICTCGYVKLFEPVVKSSGNSQHIADWYTPSHIIHGFLFFGLTHLIMRRKPLSMRLFVAMLIESGWELLENSPVIINRYRTATISLDYFGDSILNSAMDAVFMVVGFLFAWRAPVLLTVAIAIFFELLTGWLIRDNLTLNIIMLVWPVEAIKTWQAGL from the coding sequence ATGACGGCGCTGGCTGACGCCGAAAATCGCTATCGGCAGCAGAGCTTCTGGTTCATTGCCTGCGCCGCGGTTCTACTCGTCCAGATCGTCGCGGAATATATGATGGGTCGGGTGCCGATCTGCACCTGCGGTTACGTCAAGCTCTTCGAACCCGTCGTGAAATCCAGCGGCAATTCGCAGCATATCGCCGACTGGTACACGCCGTCGCATATCATTCACGGCTTTCTCTTCTTCGGGTTGACACATCTGATCATGCGCCGCAAGCCGCTGTCGATGCGCTTGTTCGTTGCCATGCTGATCGAATCCGGCTGGGAGCTGCTCGAGAATTCGCCTGTTATCATCAACCGCTACCGCACGGCGACGATCTCGCTCGACTATTTCGGCGACAGCATCCTGAACTCGGCGATGGACGCGGTGTTCATGGTTGTCGGCTTCCTGTTCGCGTGGCGCGCGCCGGTTCTGCTGACGGTAGCAATCGCCATTTTCTTCGAGCTGCTAACCGGCTGGCTGATCCGCGACAATCTCACGCTGAACATCATCATGCTGGTCTGGCCGGTGGAGGCGATCAAGACCTGGCAGGCTGGATTGTGA
- a CDS encoding thioredoxin family protein: MRLRFLVPLLAGIALASSLHAQELAKIKGVVELFTSQGCASCPPADAAFQKLIRQGDIVALAYHVDYWNYLGWNDTMASKDNTARQYAYARTLGRSGVYTPQAIINGRDHLNGADLNAINFKLDEFQRQGKGLTVPVSAAMKGDELEIKIGSGQGKANVVVAYFDKEQQVSPKAGENNGQQITYLHAVSDVETVGMWDGKAMNVVLPANVLDKAGRRGLAVLLQSSTPSGDPAAIIGATVLTIGTDG, encoded by the coding sequence ATGCGCTTACGGTTTTTGGTTCCACTTCTGGCAGGCATCGCGCTCGCAAGTTCGCTGCATGCGCAGGAGCTTGCCAAAATCAAGGGCGTCGTCGAGCTCTTCACGTCCCAGGGCTGCGCCTCCTGTCCGCCGGCCGATGCTGCGTTTCAGAAGCTGATCCGCCAAGGCGACATCGTTGCACTCGCTTATCACGTCGATTATTGGAATTATCTCGGCTGGAACGACACGATGGCGTCCAAGGACAATACGGCTCGGCAATATGCCTATGCCCGCACCCTCGGCCGCAGCGGTGTCTATACGCCGCAGGCGATCATCAATGGCCGCGATCATCTGAACGGTGCCGATCTGAACGCCATCAATTTCAAGCTCGACGAGTTCCAGCGTCAGGGCAAGGGCCTGACGGTTCCCGTCAGTGCTGCGATGAAGGGCGATGAGTTGGAGATCAAGATCGGCTCCGGCCAGGGCAAGGCCAATGTGGTTGTCGCCTATTTCGACAAGGAACAGCAGGTTTCTCCGAAGGCCGGTGAAAACAATGGCCAACAAATCACCTATCTGCACGCGGTTTCCGACGTGGAAACCGTCGGCATGTGGGACGGCAAGGCGATGAATGTCGTGTTGCCCGCCAATGTGCTGGACAAGGCTGGACGGCGTGGCCTCGCGGTTCTGCTGCAATCCTCGACACCCTCGGGCGACCCGGCGGCGATCATCGGCGCGACCGTCCTGACAATCGGGACCGACGGCTGA
- a CDS encoding heme ABC transporter permease — protein MSDISPAISRFSDLANPTRFLAFSARLIPWLAAISAALFAIGLYFAFSTEGDYQQGDTVRIMYIHVPSAWLSMMCYTIMSMSAIGTLVWRHPLADVSAKAAAPLGAAFTLVALVTGSLWGKPMWGTYWVWDARLTSVFILFLMYLGLIALNRAMDDPSKAARVSAVLILVGFVNIPIIKFSVDWWNTLHQSESIMRVGGPTIDAQFLWPLFTMALAFTLLFFTLHLMAIRNEIWRRRIAAQRRLAARMAAREE, from the coding sequence ATGAGCGATATCAGCCCCGCGATCAGCCGATTTTCCGACCTGGCCAACCCGACACGGTTCCTGGCGTTTTCGGCACGTCTTATTCCCTGGCTGGCGGCGATATCAGCCGCGCTTTTTGCGATTGGCCTTTATTTCGCCTTTTCGACCGAAGGCGATTACCAGCAGGGCGATACAGTCCGCATCATGTATATCCATGTGCCGTCGGCCTGGCTGTCGATGATGTGCTATACGATCATGAGCATGTCGGCGATCGGCACGCTGGTCTGGCGCCACCCGCTCGCCGATGTCTCCGCCAAGGCGGCCGCACCGCTCGGCGCCGCATTTACTCTTGTTGCCCTCGTCACTGGCTCGCTCTGGGGCAAGCCGATGTGGGGAACCTATTGGGTCTGGGATGCCCGGCTTACTTCCGTTTTCATCCTCTTCCTGATGTATCTCGGGCTGATCGCGTTGAACCGCGCCATGGACGATCCGTCAAAGGCCGCGCGCGTCAGCGCCGTGCTGATCCTGGTCGGTTTCGTCAATATTCCGATCATCAAGTTCTCGGTCGACTGGTGGAACACGCTGCATCAGTCCGAAAGCATCATGCGCGTGGGCGGCCCGACCATCGATGCGCAATTCCTTTGGCCGCTCTTCACCATGGCGCTTGCCTTCACGCTGCTGTTCTTCACGCTGCATCTGATGGCGATCCGCAACGAGATCTGGCGCCGCCGCATCGCCGCGCAGCGCCGTCTCGCCGCCCGCATGGCTGCCCGGGAGGAATAG
- the ccmB gene encoding heme exporter protein CcmB — protein MTALFLRDLRLSVRAGGGALIGILFFLTVVAVIPFGVGPDLKLLSRIGPAIVWIGALLSALLGLDRLFQAERDDGSLDLLVMQETPLVLTVLTKCAAHWTATGLPLVIASPLLGLFMNMNEVAIGATALTLLVGSPAITFIGAVGAAVAVALPRGGLLVSILVLPLTIPVLIFGVSATYAAVEGPQPFLPPFLILIALTLFFAVLGPAAAALALRNTTD, from the coding sequence ATGACCGCCCTCTTCCTCCGCGACCTCCGACTTTCGGTTCGCGCCGGCGGTGGTGCGCTCATTGGCATTCTCTTCTTTCTGACTGTCGTCGCCGTCATTCCCTTCGGCGTCGGCCCCGATCTGAAGCTTTTATCGCGCATCGGTCCGGCCATCGTCTGGATCGGCGCGCTGCTGTCTGCCCTGCTCGGCCTCGACCGCCTGTTTCAGGCCGAACGCGATGACGGATCGCTCGACCTGCTGGTCATGCAGGAAACGCCGCTGGTGCTGACCGTGCTCACCAAATGCGCCGCCCACTGGACGGCGACCGGCCTGCCGCTGGTCATCGCTTCGCCGTTGCTCGGCCTCTTCATGAACATGAACGAGGTGGCGATCGGCGCGACGGCGCTGACTTTGCTTGTCGGCTCGCCGGCCATCACCTTCATCGGCGCGGTCGGCGCCGCCGTTGCCGTCGCCTTGCCGCGCGGCGGGCTGCTGGTGTCGATCCTCGTGCTGCCGCTGACCATTCCCGTGTTGATCTTCGGCGTCAGCGCCACCTATGCCGCCGTCGAAGGTCCGCAGCCCTTCCTGCCGCCCTTCCTGATCCTGATCGCGCTCACCCTGTTCTTCGCCGTGCTCGGCCCGGCGGCGGCGGCTCTCGCCTTGCGCAACACGACGGATTGA
- the ftsY gene encoding signal recognition particle-docking protein FtsY, which translates to MALNFIKKVFTFGREKPTEEQAPEEVLPVEEAAAAQEAPVTESSAASEFAEPALPPSVPSGHLPLKGGDRLESEAPAEQEERADAQAEDDLRTSLNAQVIEAEKAATAEYPVATEVGDEPNETASETISPLEGEMSDRTEGGDAGSTNSEFSSESTESSTDSEPSSETTETAAAVPILPKGFATAAPAPAPIPEAPKQKLSWFQRLRAGLARTSSQLTGQITALFTKRKLDDQTLQDLEDLLIQADLGFETAMRVTDTLASERYGKDVTGEDVSRIMAQEIAKVLKPVAKPLQLDLGHKPHVILIVGVNGTGKTTTIGKLAAKLSGAGLKVMVAAGDTFRAAAIEQLKIWADRTKSEFIGTKLGADAAGLAFDAFQQAKANKSDVLIIDTAGRLQNKAELMAELEKIVRVLGKLDPDAPHTVLQTLDATTGQNALNQVEIFRNVAGVNGLIMTKLDGTARGGILVAISAKHKLPVYFIGVGEGVDDLEPFEAEDFAQAIAGIGP; encoded by the coding sequence ATGGCGCTCAATTTCATCAAAAAAGTCTTCACCTTCGGCCGCGAAAAGCCGACGGAAGAACAGGCGCCGGAAGAGGTTTTGCCGGTTGAGGAAGCGGCTGCTGCGCAAGAGGCGCCTGTTACGGAATCTTCCGCTGCATCCGAGTTTGCGGAGCCTGCGTTACCCCCCTCTGTCCCTTCGGGACATCTCCCCCTCAAGGGGGGAGATCGTTTGGAGAGTGAGGCGCCGGCTGAGCAAGAAGAGCGGGCGGATGCGCAAGCAGAAGACGACTTGCGCACTTCATTGAATGCTCAGGTGATCGAGGCTGAGAAAGCTGCTACGGCAGAGTATCCTGTAGCGACTGAAGTTGGTGATGAGCCTAACGAGACCGCCTCCGAAACGATCTCCCCCCTTGAGGGGGAGATGTCCGATAGGACAGAGGGGGGTGACGCAGGCTCGACAAACTCGGAGTTCTCGTCGGAAAGCACAGAATCTTCAACGGACTCAGAACCTTCATCGGAAACCACCGAAACCGCGGCCGCAGTCCCCATCCTCCCCAAGGGCTTCGCCACCGCGGCCCCCGCTCCAGCTCCCATTCCGGAAGCCCCCAAGCAGAAGCTTTCATGGTTCCAACGCCTGCGCGCCGGCCTGGCGCGCACCTCGTCGCAGCTCACCGGCCAGATCACGGCGCTTTTCACCAAGCGCAAGCTGGACGATCAGACGCTGCAGGATTTGGAGGATCTGTTGATCCAGGCCGATCTTGGCTTCGAGACTGCCATGCGGGTCACCGATACGCTGGCCTCGGAACGCTACGGCAAGGACGTGACCGGCGAGGATGTCAGTCGGATCATGGCGCAGGAAATCGCCAAGGTGCTGAAGCCGGTCGCCAAGCCGTTGCAGCTCGATCTCGGTCACAAGCCGCATGTCATCCTGATCGTCGGCGTCAACGGCACCGGCAAGACGACGACGATCGGCAAGCTGGCGGCGAAATTATCGGGTGCGGGGCTGAAGGTCATGGTGGCTGCCGGCGATACGTTCCGCGCCGCTGCCATCGAGCAGTTGAAGATCTGGGCCGACCGCACCAAGTCGGAATTCATCGGCACCAAGCTCGGCGCCGATGCCGCCGGCCTTGCCTTCGATGCCTTCCAGCAGGCCAAGGCCAACAAGAGCGACGTGCTGATCATCGATACCGCCGGCCGCCTGCAGAACAAGGCGGAGCTGATGGCGGAACTCGAAAAGATCGTTCGCGTGCTTGGCAAGCTCGATCCGGACGCGCCGCATACCGTCCTGCAGACGCTGGATGCGACTACGGGCCAGAATGCGCTCAATCAGGTGGAAATCTTCCGCAATGTCGCAGGGGTCAACGGCCTGATCATGACCAAGCTCGATGGCACGGCGCGCGGCGGCATTCTGGTGGCCATCTCGGCCAAGCATAAGCTGCCGGTCTATTTCATCGGCGTCGGCGAGGGTGTAGACGATCTCGAGCCGTTCGAGGCCGAGGATTTTGCCCAGGCCATCGCCGGGATCGGTCCATGA
- the ccmA gene encoding heme ABC exporter ATP-binding protein CcmA — MHLSAENLAARRGEDLIFTNVSFSLSSGEALILTGRNGSGKSTLLRVVAGLLKQEKGRVVFTDSKGESDRPPCEASHYLGHRNAMKSELTVAENLSFWKTFLGDMPGGVALDVDEAADAIGLAGITHLPFGYLSAGQQRRIAFAKLLVAYRPIWILDEPTAALDAAADRLLAQLITAHQKNGGIILAATHQPLGLENVQQMRMTGFAGVSEGVWG, encoded by the coding sequence ATGCATCTAAGCGCTGAAAACCTGGCGGCAAGGCGGGGCGAGGACCTGATTTTCACGAATGTTTCCTTTAGCTTGAGCAGTGGCGAAGCCCTCATTCTGACCGGCCGCAACGGCTCCGGAAAATCGACGCTTCTGCGTGTTGTGGCGGGCCTGCTGAAGCAGGAAAAAGGCCGCGTCGTTTTCACCGATTCTAAGGGCGAATCAGACCGCCCGCCGTGCGAGGCCAGCCACTATCTCGGCCATCGCAATGCGATGAAATCCGAACTTACCGTGGCCGAAAATCTGTCCTTCTGGAAAACCTTCTTGGGCGACATGCCAGGCGGCGTCGCTCTGGATGTCGACGAAGCGGCCGATGCCATCGGCCTTGCCGGCATCACCCACCTGCCCTTCGGCTACCTCTCCGCCGGCCAGCAACGCCGAATCGCCTTCGCGAAACTGCTGGTTGCTTATCGCCCGATCTGGATACTCGATGAACCCACGGCGGCATTGGACGCGGCGGCAGATCGGCTGCTTGCGCAGCTCATCACGGCCCATCAGAAGAATGGCGGCATCATCCTTGCCGCCACGCATCAACCTTTGGGCTTGGAGAATGTGCAGCAAATGCGGATGACGGGGTTTGCCGGAGTGAGTGAAGGGGTGTGGGGATGA
- the ccmD gene encoding heme exporter protein CcmD — protein MTHPFYVYGSYGFTAAVIIAVIAWTWIDGRLRRKEIAALEASGIRRRSQRTPESKTK, from the coding sequence ATGACGCATCCCTTCTATGTCTACGGCTCCTATGGCTTTACCGCCGCCGTGATAATCGCCGTCATCGCCTGGACGTGGATCGACGGGCGTCTGCGCCGCAAGGAAATCGCCGCGCTGGAAGCCTCCGGCATCCGCCGCCGGTCGCAGCGCACCCCGGAAAGCAAGACGAAATGA
- a CDS encoding septation protein A, translating into MNDKTKFDDSESAAMTTSDSDLTPSAADRHHPLLKLVLELGPLLVFFFGNLRGDWLVQHFPALSALGGPLFVATALFMAATVASLIVSKIMLGHLPLMPFVSGIVVVTFGALGIYLQNETFIKMKPTIINALFGVVLLGGLTFGRSLLGYVFNAAFQLDSEGWRKLTLRWGIFFLFLAVLNEIVWRGSNWYYLPDVKAADNLWVNFKVWGTMPITIVFTLSQMPLIMKHTVNPPAETEE; encoded by the coding sequence ATGAACGACAAGACCAAATTCGATGATAGTGAGAGTGCCGCGATGACGACCAGCGACAGTGACCTGACCCCAAGTGCTGCCGACAGGCATCATCCGCTGCTGAAGCTGGTGCTGGAACTTGGGCCTTTGCTGGTCTTCTTCTTCGGCAATCTGCGAGGCGACTGGCTGGTGCAGCATTTTCCGGCATTGTCGGCACTGGGCGGTCCCCTCTTCGTCGCCACCGCCTTATTCATGGCGGCGACGGTGGCCTCGCTCATCGTCTCGAAGATCATGCTCGGCCATCTGCCGCTGATGCCCTTCGTCTCCGGCATCGTCGTCGTCACCTTCGGCGCGCTCGGCATCTATCTGCAGAACGAAACCTTCATCAAGATGAAGCCGACCATCATCAATGCCCTGTTCGGCGTGGTGCTGCTCGGCGGGCTTACCTTCGGCAGATCGCTGCTCGGCTATGTCTTCAATGCTGCGTTCCAGTTGGATAGCGAAGGCTGGCGCAAGCTCACGCTGCGCTGGGGCATCTTCTTCCTGTTTCTCGCCGTGCTCAACGAAATCGTCTGGCGCGGATCGAATTGGTACTATCTGCCCGATGTTAAAGCTGCGGATAATCTCTGGGTCAACTTCAAGGTCTGGGGCACGATGCCGATCACCATCGTCTTCACCTTGTCGCAGATGCCGCTGATCATGAAGCACACGGTCAATCCGCCGGCGGAAACAGAAGAATGA
- the acnA gene encoding aconitate hydratase AcnA, whose protein sequence is MSKSLDSFNCRSTLTVNGKDYVYFSLPKAEANGLPGVSKLPYSMKVLLENLLRFEDGQSVTKDHIVAVAEWLTNKGTVENEIAYRPARVLMQDFTGVPAVVDLAAMRDAMVSLGGDPEKINPLVPVDLVIDHSVIVDEFGTPQAFAKNVELEYQRNGERYRFLKWGQQAFKNFRVVPPGTGICHQVNLEYLGQTVWTKEEDGETIAYPDTCVGTDSHTTMINGLGVLGWGVGGIEAEAAMLGQPVSMLLPEVIGFKLTGKLKEGVTATDLVLTVVQMLRKKGVVSKFVEFFGPGLDNMPLADRATIGNMGPEYGATCGFFPVDKETLHYLNMSGRAKDRIALVEAYSKAQGMWREGDGSDLVFTDTLELDLGDVVPSMAGPKRPEGRIALENIASGFATSLDTEYKKPGQLSNRYAVEGADFDIGHGDVAIAAITSCTNTSNPSVLIAAGLLARNAVAKGLKSKPWVKTSLAPGSQVVGEYLAKSGLQADLDKLGFNLVGFGCTTCIGNSGPLPAPISKTINDKGLIVAGVLSGNRNFEGRISPDVQANYLASPPLVVAYALAGSVQLDLTKEPIGEDQNGKPVFLKDIWPTSQEVQEFILKYVTRELYETKYADVFKGDANWQAVQVPPGQTYAWDDNSTYVQNPPYFVGMGKKGAGVSDIKGARVLGLFGDKITTDHISPAGSIKAASPAGSYLIGHGVGIADFNQYGTRRGNHEVMMRGTFANIRIRNHMLGPNGKEGGYTIHYPSKEETSIYDAAMQYKAEGVPLVIFAGVEYGNGSSRDWAAKGTNLLGVRAVVAQSFERIHRSNLVGMGVIPFVFEEGTTWASLGLKGDETVTIEGLEHIKPRERKIAKITYGDGSVKDVPIICRIDTLDEVTYVNNGGILQTVLRDLAA, encoded by the coding sequence GTGTCTAAATCTCTTGACAGTTTCAATTGTCGTTCCACGCTGACCGTGAACGGGAAAGACTATGTCTATTTCAGCCTGCCCAAGGCTGAGGCCAATGGTCTGCCCGGTGTTTCCAAGCTTCCCTATTCGATGAAGGTGCTGCTGGAGAACCTGCTGCGCTTCGAAGACGGTCAGTCGGTCACCAAGGACCATATCGTTGCCGTCGCCGAATGGCTGACCAACAAGGGCACCGTCGAGAACGAAATCGCCTATCGCCCAGCGCGCGTGCTGATGCAGGACTTCACCGGCGTTCCGGCGGTGGTCGACCTTGCTGCGATGCGCGACGCAATGGTGTCGCTCGGTGGCGATCCGGAAAAGATCAATCCGCTCGTCCCCGTCGATCTCGTCATCGACCACTCTGTCATCGTCGACGAATTCGGCACGCCGCAGGCTTTCGCCAAGAACGTCGAGCTGGAATACCAGCGCAACGGCGAGCGCTACCGTTTCCTGAAGTGGGGCCAGCAGGCATTCAAGAACTTCCGCGTCGTTCCCCCCGGCACCGGCATCTGTCACCAGGTCAACCTCGAATATCTCGGCCAGACCGTCTGGACGAAGGAAGAGGACGGCGAAACGATCGCCTATCCGGATACCTGTGTCGGTACCGATTCGCACACGACCATGATCAACGGCCTCGGCGTTCTCGGCTGGGGTGTGGGCGGTATCGAAGCTGAAGCCGCGATGCTCGGCCAGCCGGTCTCCATGCTGCTGCCGGAAGTCATCGGCTTCAAGCTGACCGGCAAGCTCAAGGAAGGCGTCACCGCGACCGACCTCGTGCTGACCGTCGTGCAGATGCTGCGCAAGAAGGGCGTCGTTTCCAAGTTCGTCGAATTCTTCGGTCCCGGTCTCGACAACATGCCGCTCGCCGACCGCGCCACCATCGGCAACATGGGTCCGGAATACGGCGCGACCTGCGGCTTCTTCCCGGTCGACAAGGAAACGCTGCACTATCTCAACATGTCCGGCCGTGCGAAGGATCGCATCGCTCTCGTCGAAGCCTATTCCAAGGCTCAGGGCATGTGGCGCGAAGGCGACGGTTCCGATCTCGTCTTCACCGATACGCTGGAACTCGACCTTGGCGACGTTGTGCCGTCGATGGCCGGCCCGAAGCGTCCGGAAGGCCGTATCGCGCTGGAAAACATCGCTTCCGGTTTCGCCACTTCGCTGGACACCGAATACAAGAAGCCCGGCCAGCTCTCCAACCGCTATGCGGTCGAAGGCGCGGATTTCGATATCGGCCATGGCGACGTTGCCATTGCCGCCATCACCTCCTGCACCAACACCTCCAACCCATCGGTGCTGATCGCTGCCGGCCTGCTCGCCCGCAACGCCGTTGCCAAAGGTCTGAAGAGCAAGCCGTGGGTCAAGACTTCGCTGGCACCGGGATCGCAGGTCGTTGGCGAATACCTCGCCAAGTCCGGCCTGCAGGCCGATCTCGACAAGCTCGGCTTCAACCTGGTCGGCTTCGGCTGCACCACCTGCATCGGCAATTCCGGCCCGCTGCCGGCGCCGATCTCGAAGACGATCAACGACAAGGGCCTGATCGTTGCCGGCGTGCTCTCGGGCAACCGCAACTTCGAAGGCCGTATTTCGCCCGACGTCCAGGCAAACTACCTGGCTTCGCCGCCGCTCGTCGTCGCTTATGCGCTCGCCGGCTCTGTGCAGCTCGACCTGACGAAGGAGCCGATCGGCGAAGATCAGAACGGCAAGCCGGTCTTCCTCAAGGATATCTGGCCGACCTCGCAGGAAGTGCAGGAATTCATCCTGAAGTATGTCACTCGCGAACTTTATGAAACCAAGTACGCCGACGTCTTCAAGGGCGACGCCAACTGGCAGGCCGTGCAGGTTCCTCCGGGCCAGACCTATGCCTGGGACGACAACTCGACCTATGTGCAGAACCCGCCTTACTTCGTGGGCATGGGCAAGAAAGGCGCCGGCGTTTCCGACATCAAGGGCGCCCGCGTTCTCGGCCTCTTCGGCGACAAGATCACCACCGACCACATTTCTCCGGCCGGTTCGATCAAGGCTGCCTCGCCGGCCGGTTCCTACCTCATCGGCCATGGCGTCGGCATTGCCGACTTCAACCAGTACGGCACGCGCCGCGGCAACCATGAAGTCATGATGCGCGGCACCTTCGCCAATATCCGCATCCGCAACCACATGCTCGGCCCGAACGGCAAGGAAGGTGGCTACACCATCCATTATCCGTCCAAGGAAGAGACCTCGATCTACGACGCGGCCATGCAGTACAAGGCCGAGGGCGTTCCGCTCGTCATCTTCGCAGGCGTCGAATACGGCAACGGCTCGTCGCGCGACTGGGCTGCCAAGGGCACGAACCTGCTCGGCGTGCGCGCCGTGGTCGCCCAGTCCTTCGAGCGTATCCACCGCTCGAACCTGGTCGGCATGGGCGTCATCCCCTTCGTCTTCGAGGAGGGCACCACCTGGGCCAGCCTCGGCCTGAAGGGCGACGAGACCGTGACGATCGAGGGCCTGGAACACATCAAGCCGCGTGAGCGCAAGATCGCCAAGATCACCTATGGCGACGGCTCAGTGAAGGACGTTCCGATCATCTGCCGCATCGATACGCTGGATGAAGTGACCTATGTCAACAATGGCGGCATCCTGCAGACCGTTCTGCGCGATCTCGCGGCTTGA
- the mtaB gene encoding tRNA (N(6)-L-threonylcarbamoyladenosine(37)-C(2))-methylthiotransferase MtaB translates to MSGVEVITFGCRLNTYESEVMRAEAEKAGLNNAILVNTCAVTGEAVRQARQAIRRARRDNPHARIIVTGCAAQTEKQAFAEMAEVDAVLGNEEKLTSASYRSLPDFGVSAEEKLRVNDIMSVRATAPQMIRHIDGHVRAFIQVQNGCDHRCTFCIIPYGRGNSRSVPMGAVVSQARNLVESGYREIVLTGVDATSYGADLPGQPTLGLLAKTLLKQIPEIRRLRLSSIDSIEADQHLMDLIADEPRFMPHLHLSLQHGDDMILKRMKRRHSRADAINFIEDARRLRPEMSFGADMIAGFPTETEEMFENAVSLAEEVGIAHLHVFPYSPRPGTPAARMPQLDRALIKERAARLRLAGQKLHQSHLDSMVGTRQWLLVENNGLAHTENFTLAAAPGLRPRELVQVAITGHNGKHLDMQLSAADAA, encoded by the coding sequence GTGAGCGGGGTCGAGGTCATCACCTTCGGCTGCCGTCTCAACACCTATGAATCCGAAGTGATGAGAGCCGAGGCCGAGAAAGCCGGGCTCAACAATGCCATCCTGGTCAATACCTGTGCCGTCACCGGCGAGGCCGTGCGCCAGGCGCGCCAGGCGATCCGCCGCGCACGGCGCGACAATCCCCATGCCCGCATTATCGTCACCGGCTGCGCCGCGCAGACGGAAAAGCAGGCTTTCGCCGAAATGGCCGAAGTGGATGCCGTGCTCGGCAATGAGGAGAAGCTGACGAGCGCTTCCTATCGCTCGCTACCGGATTTCGGCGTTTCGGCGGAAGAGAAGCTGCGCGTCAACGACATCATGAGCGTGCGGGCCACCGCGCCGCAGATGATCCGGCATATCGACGGGCATGTGCGCGCTTTCATCCAGGTACAGAATGGCTGCGACCATCGCTGCACCTTCTGCATCATCCCCTATGGCCGCGGCAATTCCCGTTCCGTGCCGATGGGCGCGGTGGTGAGCCAGGCGCGCAATCTCGTCGAAAGCGGTTATCGCGAGATCGTCTTGACCGGCGTCGATGCGACCAGCTACGGCGCCGACCTGCCCGGTCAGCCGACGCTGGGCCTTCTGGCGAAGACGCTGCTGAAACAGATTCCCGAGATCCGCCGCCTGCGGCTTTCCTCGATCGACAGCATCGAGGCCGATCAACATCTGATGGACCTGATCGCCGACGAGCCGCGCTTCATGCCGCATCTGCATCTGTCGCTGCAGCATGGCGACGACATGATCCTGAAGCGGATGAAGCGGCGGCATTCACGCGCCGATGCTATCAATTTTATCGAGGATGCTCGCCGTCTGCGGCCGGAAATGAGCTTTGGCGCCGATATGATCGCCGGTTTTCCGACCGAAACGGAAGAAATGTTCGAAAACGCCGTCAGCCTGGCGGAAGAGGTTGGTATTGCGCATCTGCATGTCTTTCCCTATAGCCCGCGTCCCGGTACGCCTGCCGCGCGAATGCCGCAGCTCGACCGCGCACTGATCAAGGAACGCGCTGCACGGCTGCGCTTGGCTGGACAAAAACTGCATCAGTCCCATCTCGACTCCATGGTCGGTACGCGGCAATGGCTGCTCGTGGAGAATAACGGGCTGGCACATACGGAAAACTTCACGCTTGCCGCAGCCCCAGGCCTCAGGCCGCGCGAGCTTGTGCAGGTGGCGATCACCGGCCACAATGGCAAGCATCTCGACATGCAACTTTCGGCCGCCGACGCGGCCTGA
- a CDS encoding DsbE family thiol:disulfide interchange protein — translation MSLGTEEGSKPKSGSTGRYLLALIPLIVFACIALAVGKVMYDQEVHGTDISAIPSALIGTKAPTLALAPLDGSNLPALTDDAIKGKLTLVNVFASWCLPCREEHPLLKQLAKDGRLNIVAINYKDTGENARRFLGELGNPYSAIGIDPNGSAAIDWGVYGIPESYLVAPDGTILYKQVGPFTANSLKEGLYPAIEKAKAKPAS, via the coding sequence ATGAGCTTGGGAACCGAAGAAGGCAGCAAGCCGAAATCCGGCAGTACCGGCCGCTATCTGCTGGCGCTCATTCCGCTGATCGTCTTTGCCTGCATCGCCCTTGCCGTCGGCAAGGTGATGTACGACCAGGAAGTCCACGGCACCGATATTTCCGCTATCCCCTCGGCCCTGATCGGCACGAAAGCCCCGACGCTGGCGCTGGCGCCGCTCGACGGCTCCAATCTGCCGGCGCTGACCGATGATGCCATCAAGGGCAAGCTGACGCTCGTCAACGTCTTCGCCTCCTGGTGCCTCCCCTGCCGCGAGGAACATCCGCTCCTGAAGCAACTCGCCAAGGACGGACGACTGAACATCGTCGCCATCAACTATAAGGACACGGGCGAAAACGCCCGGCGTTTCCTCGGCGAACTCGGCAATCCCTATAGCGCCATCGGCATCGATCCGAACGGTTCGGCCGCCATCGACTGGGGCGTCTACGGCATTCCCGAATCCTACCTCGTCGCCCCAGACGGCACGATTCTCTATAAGCAGGTCGGGCCTTTTACCGCGAACAGCCTCAAAGAGGGGCTGTACCCCGCCATAGAGAAAGCCAAGGCGAAGCCGGCATCTTGA